The genomic interval GCCGATCCGCATTGAAGTTGAAATGAATGCCTCAGTTGGATTTTTCCAAGTTGAAGAAGTATTTTTCCCCAAGATTAATATCAGTCCGGTTAAGCCATTTATTGAGCTTTTTGCCGGTGTTACCGACAGAGAGCAATTACGCTATTTATAATGCCATTTACAAAGTCTTTATTTATTGAAGGCTTATATCATATTGTGTTTATGTCGCGGGAGTAAAAGATATCTGCTGTGTTTTTTGCACAGAGGAAAGTCCGGACACCTTGGGCAGGATACTTCCTAACGGGAAGCTGCAGTAATGCAGAGCTAGCTCCACAGAAACAAACCGCACAGCATCATTTCGGTGCTATGCAAGGGTGAAATGGTGGTGTAAGAGACCACCGGTGCCATTGGCGACAGTGGCAGCCAGGAATGCCTTATCCGGTGCAATGCCAAATAGGGAAGCTACGGTGCGCCCACACCGCTTCCGGGTAGGCAGCTTGAACCAAAGCGTGAGTTTTGGTCCAGATGGATAGATATCAAATCCCCTTGGGGATTACAGAATCCGGCTTATTGAACTCCCGCGAATTGTTTCAACTCAAACCAGGCTCAAGTGTTTTACAGCTTGTTTTAGCTCAAGCTGGCTCAAAGCTAGTAGATTTATGATATCGGCTCGATGGTAACAGCAGTTCCGGATGCGGAAACCATCAACATGCTCTGTCCTACCACCTCATAATCTATATCAACTCCAATCACAGCATTCGCACCCATACGGGCAGCAAGCTGTTTCATTTCGTTGACTGCATCTGCTCTTCCTTCGCGTAGTTTGCTTTCATAGGCACCACTGCGTCCTCCAACAATATCGGTTATAGACGCCATTAAATCGCGCAAGATATTGGCTCCCATGATAGTTTCTCCGGTAACGATATCATGGTAACTAACAATCTTGTATCCATCAAGGGTGGGGGTTGTGGAAACAATCATAATCAACTCCTTTTACACTAAGATTGTGTGTTTTGCTACAATGCCCAGATCTGAGCGGTAGTTATACAAAATATTTTCAGCTTTCTTCACGCAATTTTTTCCACCAGGCAATACGCTTGGCAATTTCGCGTTCAAAACCGTAATCACCAGGATTATAGTAGTCTTTCTCGTCCATCTGATCCGGGAAGTATTTTTGGTAGCTATACTTATTGGCAAAGTCATGATCGTAGTGGTAATCTTTGCCGTAGTTTAGTTCTTTCATTAACTTGGTAGGGGCGTTGCGAATGTGCAACGGAACTCCATAATGACTTGTTTTTCTGGCATCTTTAGCTGCTGTTTGATATGCTGCATCCAGAGCATTACTTTTGGGTGCCGTGGCAAGATAGATAACAGCCTGAGATAGCGCCACACTGGCTTCTGGCATACCAATGA from Candidatus Cloacimonadota bacterium carries:
- a CDS encoding YbjQ family protein, translating into MIVSTTPTLDGYKIVSYHDIVTGETIMGANILRDLMASITDIVGGRSGAYESKLREGRADAVNEMKQLAARMGANAVIGVDIDYEVVGQSMLMVSASGTAVTIEPIS